From the genome of Ziziphus jujuba cultivar Dongzao chromosome 6, ASM3175591v1, one region includes:
- the LOC107431065 gene encoding uncharacterized protein LOC107431065: MEDFVTDSEASSVLPSSKEEDHEKEKEDANKAQKKEDHLFSRLIHGGEAEAEKEDKEEEKSGGIITNFISNLVAPLSPKAGQVTEQEHEVDEIGKGDSKSVEDGGNGGGIINNLISNLFHQSNGGGGEKREGDKEEEEENMNFVGGRKKAKIDKEEGEERGGIIDSFVSHLPRSLPDDAAPTTDEVFILIHSIVKD; this comes from the exons atgGAAGATTTTGTGACAGACTCTGAAGCTTCTTCTGTACTTCCTTCAAGTAAGGAGGAAGAccatgagaaagagaaagaggatgCTAATAAAGCCCAGAAAAAGGAAGACCATCTTTTCTCCAGGTTGATCCATGGAGgagaagctgaagctgaaaaggaagataaagaagaagaaaaaagtggtGGGATTATAACCAACTTCATTTCCAACTTAGTCGCTCCTCTGAGTCCAAAAGCAGGGCAAGTCACTGAACAAGAACATGAAGTTGATGAAATTGGAAAAGGGGATTCTAAATCGGTGGAAGATGGTGGAAATGGTGGAGGGATTATCAACAATCTCATCTCCAACTTGTTTCATCAAAGtaatggaggaggaggagaaaaaagagaaggtgataaagaagaggaggaagagaATATGAATTTTGTTGGAGGAAGGAAAAAAGCGAAGATAGACAAGGAGGAGGGTGAGGAAAGAGGAGGTATCATTGATAGCTTTGTCTCTCACTTACCCAGATCCCTTCCAG ATGATGCGGCTCCAACAACTGATGAGGTCTTTATCCTAATTCACTCCATTGTCAAAGACTAG
- the LOC107431088 gene encoding protein TIC 56, chloroplastic isoform X1, giving the protein MASINFNPFESWFNKPPKPLPPVNLVSLTQSVFLRTQTPSKFASISTSDLFKGPNQPENKKSDEPESEPEPGPYSKMLEQFYWECENLPDYRHTPEVEKILNEDPVFEKKENPTEEEIRENEEFWKEFRANPVVQFLAQAELIADKVNELELKENEKPYRREDRELWQAVPHVIGLDGRPMPRKAIKTRKESDDKFWDFARQFFFGLWGFRQRPYPPGRPIDVAQAIGYKRLEKRYYDFIMRSGGWYYKDRLGRTRGPLELITLKTAWGAGIIDKDTFIWGEDMDEWAPIHMVYGLERAIATWEVRLGAAATAFIHKLQKGIPPWVPLKGREKKTYKQLQEEAVESKRRDLAVLEANDGVWPGVRIPSHCLFLWASGSELTTILEQDHMPNKYIPKDLRRQLNKIIPGLRPWEVLSVEQAMDQITYGGEWYREPLGTYTTGPPYIQHWNKDVMRLLRIFANLTARVYQKMERTIPGFGPIMEKVHADADAREKRRKERRKAEMKKEATARYGGVGYDP; this is encoded by the exons ATGGCATCGATCAACTTCAACCCCTTCGAAAGCTGGTTCAATAAACCCCCAAAGCCACTCCCTCCCGTTAACCTTGTCTCGTTAACACAATCAGTTTTTCTCAGAACGCAAACCCCTTCAAAATTTGCATCAATCAGCACCTCAGATCTCTTTAAAGGACCGAACCAACCTGAAAACAAGAAGTCTGACGAGCCAGAATCTGAACCTGAACCAGGGCCTTACAGCAAAATGCTGGAACAGTTCTACTGGGAATGTGAGAACTTACCAGATTACAGGCACACCCCAGAAGTTGAAAAGATACTAAATGAAGACCCGGTTTTTGAAAAGAAGGAAAACCCAACTGAGGAGGAGATCAGAGAAAATGAGGAGTTCTGGAAAGAGTTCAGGGCCAATCCTGTTGTACAGTTTTTGGCTCAAGCCGAGCTGATTGCTGACAAGGTCAATGAATTGGAGCTCAAAGAGAATGAGAAACCATACAGAAGGGAGGACAGGGAACTCTGGCAGGCAGTGCCCCatgtgattgggctggatgggCGGCCAATGCCTAGGAAGGCCATCAAGACCAGGAAGGAGTCTGATGATAAGTTTTGGGATTTTGCAAGGCAGTTTTTTTTTGGACTTTGGGGCTTTAGGCAGAGACCTTACCCACCAGGACGGCCAATTGATGTTGCACAGGCTATTGGGTATAAGCGTCTCGAGAAGCGGTACTATGATT TTATTATGAGGAGTGGTGGATGGTACTATAAGGACCGCTTGGGTCGTACCAGGGGACCATTGGAGTTGATAACCCTTAAAACTGCTTGGGGTGCTGGCATCATTGATAAAGACACTTTCATTTGGGGTGAAGACATGGACGAATGGGCACCAATTCACATGGTCTATGGCTTGGAACGTGCGATAGCCACCTGGGAAG TTAGACTTGGAGCTGCTGCGACTGCTTTTATCCACAAACTTCAGAAAGGTATTCCTCCTTGGGTTCCTTTGAAGGGACGTGAAAAGAAAACCTATAAACAGCTCCAAGAAGAGGCTGTGGAGAGCAAGAGACGTGATTTAGCAGTACTGGAGGCTAATGATGGTGTTTGGCCTGGCGTAAGAATTCCAAGTCATTGTCTATTTCTTTGGGCTAGTGGTTCTGAACTGACAACAATTCTAGAACAGGATCACATGCCAAACAAATACATCCCAAAAGATCTTAG GCgtcaattgaataaaattattcCGGGGTTAAGGCCTTGGGAGGTTTTAAGTGTAGAACAAGCAATGGATCAGATAACTTATGGTGGGGAATGGTACCGTGAACCTCTTGGTACATACACAACGGGTCCTCCATACATTCAGCATTGGAATAAGGATGTGATG AGACTACTTAGGATTTTTGCCAATCTAACCGCTCGAGTCTACCAAAAAATGGAGCGGACAATTCCTGGTTTCGGTCCTATTATGGAAAAAGTGCATGCCGATGCTGATGCAAGGGAGAAAAGACGGAAGGAGAGAAGGAAGGCAGAGATGAAAAAAGAGGCCACAGCAAGATATGGTGGAGTTGGATATGATCCATAA
- the LOC107431088 gene encoding protein TIC 56, chloroplastic isoform X2 encodes MASINFNPFESWFNKPPKPLPPVNLVSLTQSVFLRTQTPSKFASISTSDLFKGPNQPENKKSDEPESEPEPGPYSKMLEQFYWECENLPDYRHTPEVEKILNEDPVFEKKENPTEEEIRENEEFWKEFRANPVVQFLAQAELIADKVNELELKENEKPYRREDRELWQAVPHVIGLDGRPMPRKAIKTRKESDDKFWDFARQFFFGLWGFRQRPYPPGRPIDVAQAIGYKRLEKRYYDFIMRSGGWYYKDRLGRTRGPLELITLKTAWGAGIIDKDTFIWGEDMDEWAPIHMVYGLERAIATWEVRLGAAATAFIHKLQKGIPPWVPLKGREKKTYKQLQEEAVESKRRDLAVLEANDGVWPGVRIPSHCLFLWASGSELTTILEQDHMPNKYIPKDLSVKELGLMRISLCIRSLCPLS; translated from the exons ATGGCATCGATCAACTTCAACCCCTTCGAAAGCTGGTTCAATAAACCCCCAAAGCCACTCCCTCCCGTTAACCTTGTCTCGTTAACACAATCAGTTTTTCTCAGAACGCAAACCCCTTCAAAATTTGCATCAATCAGCACCTCAGATCTCTTTAAAGGACCGAACCAACCTGAAAACAAGAAGTCTGACGAGCCAGAATCTGAACCTGAACCAGGGCCTTACAGCAAAATGCTGGAACAGTTCTACTGGGAATGTGAGAACTTACCAGATTACAGGCACACCCCAGAAGTTGAAAAGATACTAAATGAAGACCCGGTTTTTGAAAAGAAGGAAAACCCAACTGAGGAGGAGATCAGAGAAAATGAGGAGTTCTGGAAAGAGTTCAGGGCCAATCCTGTTGTACAGTTTTTGGCTCAAGCCGAGCTGATTGCTGACAAGGTCAATGAATTGGAGCTCAAAGAGAATGAGAAACCATACAGAAGGGAGGACAGGGAACTCTGGCAGGCAGTGCCCCatgtgattgggctggatgggCGGCCAATGCCTAGGAAGGCCATCAAGACCAGGAAGGAGTCTGATGATAAGTTTTGGGATTTTGCAAGGCAGTTTTTTTTTGGACTTTGGGGCTTTAGGCAGAGACCTTACCCACCAGGACGGCCAATTGATGTTGCACAGGCTATTGGGTATAAGCGTCTCGAGAAGCGGTACTATGATT TTATTATGAGGAGTGGTGGATGGTACTATAAGGACCGCTTGGGTCGTACCAGGGGACCATTGGAGTTGATAACCCTTAAAACTGCTTGGGGTGCTGGCATCATTGATAAAGACACTTTCATTTGGGGTGAAGACATGGACGAATGGGCACCAATTCACATGGTCTATGGCTTGGAACGTGCGATAGCCACCTGGGAAG TTAGACTTGGAGCTGCTGCGACTGCTTTTATCCACAAACTTCAGAAAGGTATTCCTCCTTGGGTTCCTTTGAAGGGACGTGAAAAGAAAACCTATAAACAGCTCCAAGAAGAGGCTGTGGAGAGCAAGAGACGTGATTTAGCAGTACTGGAGGCTAATGATGGTGTTTGGCCTGGCGTAAGAATTCCAAGTCATTGTCTATTTCTTTGGGCTAGTGGTTCTGAACTGACAACAATTCTAGAACAGGATCACATGCCAAACAAATACATCCCAAAAGATCTTAG TGTGAAGGAACTTGGACTCATGAGGATCAGTTTATGTATAAGGAGTCTATGTCCCCTAAGTTAA
- the LOC107431057 gene encoding gamma-interferon-responsive lysosomal thiol protein translates to MGAYGRRLLTILVATTTILLLNPYGCAGSEPVTVSLYYETLCPYCADFIVNHLVKLFQNGLISIVNLRMLPWGNAWLNPDGSFVCQHGADECLLNTIEACTISTYPDVTRHFRFIYCVERLTLQNRHNEWEKCFEMSNLGTEPIDCYNNGYGTVLENKFAKETSKLNPPHRFVPWVVVNNKPLQEDFENFMAYICKAYKGNPKPEACRSLQSQIDSTDEEENSESEVCYVGESRNFTSLDLAEKIPR, encoded by the exons ATGGGTGCATATGGTCGGCGATTGTTGACCATTCTGGTAGCAACTACTACAATCCTGCTTCTTAACCCATATGGATGTGCTGGTTCTGAGCCGGTAACGGTGTCACTTTACTATGAGACTCTATGCCCCTACTGTGCAGATTTCATAGTAAACCATTTGGTGAAGCTGTTCCAGAACGGCCTAATCTCCATCGTCAATCTCAGGATGCTTCCTTGGGGCAACGCGTGGCTCAATCCTGACGGTTCTTTCGTTTGCCAG CATGGAGCAGATGAATGCTTGCTGAACACAATTGAGGCCTGCACCATTTCTACTTATCCTGATGTG ACCCGTCATTTTAGATTCATTTACTGCGTGGAGCGGCTCACATTGCAGAACAGGCACAATGAATGGGAAAAATGCTTTGAAATGTCAAATTTGGGTACTGAACCCATTGATTGCTACAACAATGGATATGGGACTGTG CTCGAAAACAAATTTGCCAAAGAAACTTCCAAGCTCAATCCCCCACATAGATTTGTTCCATGGGTGGTCGTGAATAATAAACCACTCCAAGAG GATTTCGAAAACTTTATGGCATATATTTGCAAGGCTTACAAGGGCAATCCCAAACCAGAGGCTTGCAGATCACTTCAATCTCAGATTGATTCAACTGATGAGGAAGAAAATTCAGAATCTGAAGTTTGTTATGTTGGGGAAAGTAGAAACTTTACTTCATTAGATCTAGCAGAAAAAATTCCAAGATGA
- the LOC107431061 gene encoding gamma-interferon-responsive lysosomal thiol protein — protein MVSRIMASPFLFFTFAIACPLFLFMFQSQAAPNLGVGRVKASKIDSQKVNLSVYYDTLSLNCSSFIVRNLARVFDQDLITILNLRLVPWGNAHFNKSTNATVCQRGPDECKLSTLEACVIDVFHDVNKQFALIYCFEFLAIEGRQNDWKTCFNSLGLPQKSVLDCYSSGNGTKLERKYSNETVKLNPPPRFVPWVLVNNQPIRNDYANFALHVCNAYKGRNMPKACQSLPPS, from the exons ATGGTCTCAAGAATTATGGCTTCTCCATTCCTGTTCTTCACATTTGCCATTGCTTGTCCTCTGTTTTTGTTCATGTTTCAATCTCAGGCTGCTCCCAATTTGGGTGTTGGCAGAGTTAAGGCTTCCAAGATCGATTCTCAGAAAGTAAACCTCTCAGTTTACTACGATACTCTCAGCTTAAATTGTTCTTCCTTCATCGTTAGAAATCTTGCCCGAGTTTTCGACCAAGATCTCATTACCATTCTCAATCTTAGGCTTGTTCCTTGGGGTAATGCTCATTTCAATAAATCTACCAATGCCACTGTTTGTCAG CGTGGACCAGATGAATGCAAGCTAAGTACTTTGGAAGCCTGTGTTATTGATGTCTTCCATGATGTG AACAAACAATTTGCTCTGATTTACTGCTTTGAGTTTCTGGCTATTGAAGGAAGACAAAACGACTGGAAAACTTGTTTCAACTCATTGGGATTGCCTCAGAAATCTGTCTTGGATTGCTATAGCAGCGGGAATGGAACAAAA CTTGAAAGGAAATATAGTAATGAGACTGTAAAACTCAATCCTCCTCCTAGGTTTGTACCGTGGGTGCTAGTGAATAATCAACCAATCCGAAAT GATTATGCAAATTTTGCTCTCCATGTGTGCAATGCTTATAAAGGTAGAAATATGCCCAAGGCCTGCCAATCGCTTCCACCTAGCTAA
- the LOC107431045 gene encoding kinetochore protein SPC24 homolog produces MGDLSRKIDMEKLISYGDDLVAVLKDKRDINNLTQCLENAESLRASSNADLEEVQSLLQDYEKRIDACKQKTETAKSEVIADEELDRLQQELEDELEKESLLLKELRVVADEINDLERKRISVQQRKQIMKKLGQDEFRAQRKLSMYASVTNIIPDLDDQSKISGHIVDRDKKLVQKFEFDASQMTTFDACDSIWKMIIS; encoded by the exons ATGGGAGATCTTTCTAGAAAGATTGATATGGAGAAGCTGATCTCTTACGGCGACGATCTCGTGGCGGTCTTGAAGGACAAGAGGGACATCAACAATTTAACGCAGTGTCTCGAAAATGCCGAGTCTCTCCGTGCTTCTTCCAATGCCGATTTGGAAGAGGTTCAGAGCTTGCTTCAAG ATTATGAGAAAAGGATAGATGCATGCAAACAGAAGACAGAAACAGCAAAATCCGAAGTCATTGCTGATGAAGAATTAGACCGACTTCAACAGGAATTGGAAGATGAACTTGAAAAAGAAAGTTTGCTTTTGAAGGAGCTTAGA GTTGTTGCCGATGAGATTAATGATTTGGAGCGCAAAAGAATTTCTGTTCAGCAACGTAAGCAGATTATGAAGAAACTTGGGCAAGATGAGTTCAGGGCACA GAGGAAGCTTTCAATGTATGCATCTGTTACAAATATTATTCCAGACCTGGATGATCAGTCTAAAATTTCAGGCC ATATTGTGGATAGGGATAAAAAACTGGTCCAGAAGTTCGAATTTGATGCATCACAGATGACCACCTTTGATGCATGTGATAGCATTTGGAAGATGATAATTTCATGA